One window of the Bradyrhizobium sp. NP1 genome contains the following:
- a CDS encoding branched-chain amino acid ABC transporter permease, translating to MKRALDLRTIVAGLLIAGLVLLPVYSYLTGSVFVLTLFTRIVILALAAASLNLIMGFGGMMSFGHAAYLGIGGYAVGILAQEGIGSGFIQFPVALAASAVYALVIGALSLRTRGVYFIMITLAFAQMAYYVASGLARYGGDDGLTIYKRSDFAGLINLSNRTQFYYLCLACLFGVMILIWRIVNSRFGLVVQGLRSNEQRMQAIGFPGTRYRLTCFVIAGTMCGLAGALLANNTDFISPAVMYWTRSGDLMVMVILGGMGTLVGPVLGAVVYLVLEELLSQVTEFWALIMGPLLLLIVLFGRGGIMGLLGRFSRG from the coding sequence ATGAAGCGCGCGCTCGACCTTCGTACCATCGTCGCCGGGCTGCTGATCGCCGGCCTCGTCCTGCTCCCGGTCTATTCATATCTCACCGGCAGCGTATTCGTGCTGACACTGTTTACGCGCATCGTGATCCTGGCGCTGGCGGCGGCTAGCCTCAACCTCATCATGGGCTTTGGCGGCATGATGAGCTTCGGCCACGCCGCCTATCTCGGCATCGGCGGCTACGCCGTCGGCATCCTGGCGCAGGAAGGCATCGGCTCCGGCTTCATCCAGTTTCCGGTGGCGCTGGCGGCATCGGCGGTCTATGCGCTCGTCATCGGCGCGCTGTCTCTGCGGACCCGCGGCGTCTATTTCATCATGATCACGCTGGCCTTCGCGCAGATGGCCTATTACGTCGCCTCGGGGCTCGCGCGCTATGGCGGCGACGACGGGCTGACCATCTACAAGCGCAGCGATTTCGCGGGCCTGATCAACCTCTCCAACCGCACCCAGTTCTACTATCTCTGCCTCGCCTGCCTGTTCGGCGTGATGATCCTGATCTGGCGCATCGTCAATTCGCGCTTCGGCCTTGTCGTGCAGGGCCTGCGCTCCAACGAGCAGCGCATGCAGGCGATCGGCTTTCCCGGGACCCGCTATCGGCTCACCTGCTTCGTGATCGCCGGCACGATGTGCGGGCTGGCCGGCGCACTGCTCGCCAACAACACCGATTTCATCAGTCCCGCCGTGATGTACTGGACCCGCTCCGGCGACCTCATGGTGATGGTGATCCTCGGCGGCATGGGCACGCTGGTCGGGCCGGTGCTCGGCGCGGTGGTCTATCTCGTGCTGGAAGAACTGCTGTCGCAGGTCACCGAATTCTGGGCGCTGATCATGGGGCCGCTGCTGCTTCTGATCGTGCTGTTCGGGCGCGGCGGCATCATGGGGCTGCTAGGGAGGTTTTCCCGTGGCTGA